A section of the Humulus lupulus chromosome 2, drHumLupu1.1, whole genome shotgun sequence genome encodes:
- the LOC133815635 gene encoding beta-glucosidase 17-like — protein MSEGTLKGGVNQLGVKYYNDLINALLANGIKPFVTLFRFDTPLALENGYGSWLRPKIANDFSDYADFYFKTFRDRVKYWVTMNELNSFTMFAYNYDTFAPGRCSKYVGNCTMGNSTTEPYIVAHHLLLSHATAVKLYRQKYQE, from the exons atgTCAGAGGGTACACTCAAAGGAGGGGTTAATCAACTTGGCGTCAAATACTACAATGATCTCATCAACGCGCTTCTAGCGAAtg GAATCAAGCCATTTGTGACATTGTTTCGTTTTGACACTCCATTAGCACTTGAAAATGGTTACGGCAGTTGGTTGAGGCCTAAGATAGC GAACGACTTCTCAGACTATGCAGATTTTTATTTTAAGACATTCAGAGATCGGGTCAAATATTGGGTTACTATGAATGAGCTCAATAGTTTTACCATGTTCGCTTACAATTATGACACCTTTGCCCCCGGTCGATGTTCTAAGTACGTTGGTAATTGTACCATGGGTAACTCTACCACTGAACCCTACATTGTAGCCCATCATTTGCTTCTTTCACATGCCACTGCTGTAAAATTGTATAGACAAAAGTATCAG gAGTAA
- the LOC133816764 gene encoding uncharacterized protein LOC133816764, with amino-acid sequence MVRQMQNHLTDWCHTMKKHWVDVGGEVDNERAKSKPFVSITSSDWAILCDFWASDSHQRISKKNKEARAKMTIPGGHGSKSIVAHVYDHMDPSTGQLPSMIDTFEHLHKKKDKWISDAAATKHVSCITLTNL; translated from the exons atggtaagacaaatgcaaaatcATCTGACTGATTGgtgccacacgatgaagaaacactgggtagatgttggaggagaggtggacaatgagagagcgaagtcaaaaccttttgtgtcgattacttcttctgattgggcaattctgtgtgatttttgggcttctgattctcaccag cgtatatcgaagaaaaataaagaagctcgagctaaaatgaccataccaggaggacacggttccaaatccatcgttgcccatgtttatgatcac atggacccatctactggccagctcccgagcatgatcgacacattcgagcacctccacaagaagaaggataagtggattagtgatgcagcggcgacaaaacatgtaagttgcataaccttaactaatttatga
- the LOC133815636 gene encoding lysine--tRNA ligase, chloroplastic/mitochondrial-like → MRSIFLCSFSRQAFGKLAFLILRDDSGTIQLYCEKARFLSDQYGVLKNLVDIGDILGASGSIKRTGNGELSVYVNFFAILTKSLLPLPDKYHGLTHVDKRYQQRYIDMISNPEVADVFRKRAKIVSELRKTVESFGFLEVETPVLQGAASGAEARPFVTYHNSLGRDLYLRIATELHLKRMLVRI, encoded by the exons ATGCGCTCAATATTTTTATGTTCTTTTTCTCGCCAAGCATTTGGAAAGCTTGCATTTCTCATTCTAAGAGATGATTCTGGGACAATTCAG CTTTATTGTGAAAAGGCAAGATTTTTAAGTGATCAGTATGGCGTGCTTAAGAATCTTGTTGATATTGGTGACATACTTGGTGCAAGTGGCTCAATTAAGCGAACTGGGAATG gGGAGCTTTCTGTCTATGTGAACTTTTTTGCAATTCTTACAAAATCTCTACTGCCCTTGCCAGACAAATATCATGGTCTAACTCATGTGGATAAGCGTTACCAGCAACG GTACATTGATATGATTTCCAATCCTGAAGTAGCTGATGTATTTCGGAAGAGAGCAAAG ATTGTATCAGAGTTACGCAAGACAGTGGAATCTTTTGGATTTCTCGAAGTTGAAACTCCAGTTCTACAG GGAGCAGCTAGTGGAGCAGAAGCAAGACCATTTGTTACCTACCATAATTCGCTAGGAAGGGATCTTTATTTGAGGATAGCAACAGAGCTCCACTTGAAGAGGATGCTGGTGAGGATTTAA
- the LOC133819655 gene encoding uncharacterized protein LOC133819655 isoform X1 — MSKETQNLIHKLNLDGPYLGVVIPNLFEQNPLLNSADYTATDVIIDISGRRFRFGSIGDQKVISVMTGLGMINAGITTQLLLSFFKVEGVVHYGIAGNANPSLNIGDVAIPSRSKGLGDECEDMIEKVGMIVVRLDEWVSIGFFPSELFSGRFRIKFENLNENYFEIELFK; from the exons ATGTCCAAAGAGACCCAAAATCTGATCCACAAGCTCAATCTCGATGGCCCTTATTTGGGTGTAGTCATTCCAAATCTCTTTGAGCAAAACCCTCTTCTTAATTCTGCTGACTACACTGCTACTGATGTTATCATTGACATTTCTG GAAGGAGATTTCGTTTCGGAAGTATTGGTGACCAAAAAGTAATTTCAGTCATGACAGGATTGGGCATG ATTAATGCAGGAATAACTACTCAACTTTTGTTGAGCTTCTTCAAAGTGGAAGGAGTTGTGCACTATGGGATAGCTGGGAACGCAAACCCTTCTCTCAACATAGGTGATGTGGCTATTCCTTCACGATCCAAAGGTTTGGGAGATGAGTGTGAAGACATGATCGAGAAGGTAGGGATGATCGTTGTAAGATTAGACGAATGGGTATCTATAGGGTTTTTTCCCTCAGAGCTTTTTTCTGGAAGGTTTAGAATaaagtttgaaaatttgaatgAGAATTATTTTGAAATAGAACTATTTAAATGA
- the LOC133819654 gene encoding bark storage protein A-like gives MESVHGRSSFSYIALLGLTLIFAFEGTNGALMSKETQNLIHKLNLEGPYLGVVIPNLFEQNPLLNSDDYTATDVIIDISGRRFRFGSIGDQKVISVMTGLGMINAGITTQLLLSFFKVEGVVHYGIAGNANPSLNIGDVAIPQYWAHTALWNWQRYGQGVNNELALEANGDYTREIGHLRFANYAVNVTGGDNVLNNIWYQPEEIFPIDGTPEEREHAFWIPVDPHYYSVAKTLKDLELESCINSTTCLSTTPKVYTVEKGCSASIYLDNAAYRSFIYDKFKVSPVDMESAAVALISLQQRVPYIAIRALSDLAGGGSADSNEADTFITLAADNSIIAVLAFIKQLSAFKSGGVSSI, from the exons ATGGAATCTGTTCATGGACGTTCATCTTTCTCTTACATTGCTTTATTGGGTCTTACTTTGATTTTTGCATTTGAAGGCACCAATGGTGCATTGATGTCCAAAGAGACCCAAAATCTGATCCACAAGCTCAATCTTGAAGGCCCTTATTTGGGTGTAGTCATTCCAAATCTCTTTGAGCAAAACCCTCTTCTTAATTCTGATGACTACACTGCTACTGATGTTATCATTGACATTTCTG GAAGGAGATTTCGTTTCGGAAGTATTGGTGACCAAAAAGTAATTTCAGTCATGACAGGATTGGGCATG ATTAATGCAGGAATAACTACTCAACTTTTGTTGAGCTTCTTCAAAGTGGAAGGAGTTGTGCACTATGGGATAGCTGGGAACGCAAACCCTTCTCTCAATATAGGAGATGTGGCTATTCCCCAGTACTGGGCTCATACTGCTCTTTGGAACTGGCAG AGGTACGGACAAGGGGTTAATAATGAGCTAGCTCTGGAAGCAAACGGAGACTATACAAGAGAAATTGGACACTTGAGATTTGCAAACTACGCAGTCAACGTAACAGGTGGAGACAACGTGTTGAACAACATTTGGTACCAACCAGAGGAAATCTTTCCCATTGACGGCACTCCTGAGGAAAGAGAGCATGCCTTTTGGATCCCTGTTGATCCTCATTACTATTCCGTCGCCAAAACTCTCAAG gATCTAGAACTGGAGAGCTGTATAAACTCAACGACATGTTTGTCGACAACGCCGAAAGTGTACACAGTGGAAAAGGGATGCAGTGCGAGCATATACCTAGACAACGCAGCCTACCGCAGCTTCATATACGACAAGTTCAAAGTCAGCCCCGTCGACATGGAGAGCGCTGCAGTGGCCCTCATCAGTCTCCAGCAAAGGGTGCCTTACATCGCCATTAGGGCTCTGTCTGACTTGGCCGGCGGTGGCTCCGCCGACTCCAACGAGGCCGATACCTTCATCACGCTGGCTGCCGATAACTCCATTATCGCTGTCTTGGCTTTTATCAAGCAGCTTTCGGCATTTAAGAGTGGTGGTGTCAGTTCTATCTAG
- the LOC133819655 gene encoding uncharacterized protein LOC133819655 isoform X2, translated as MSKETQNLIHKLNLDGPYLGVVIPNLFEQNPLLNSADYTATDVIIDISGRRFRFGSIGDQKVISVMTGLGMINAGITTQLLLSFFKVEGVVHYGIAGNANPSLNIGDVAIPSRSKGLGDECEDMIEKLVRRSNDRVPTNRLDLWRMTALG; from the exons ATGTCCAAAGAGACCCAAAATCTGATCCACAAGCTCAATCTCGATGGCCCTTATTTGGGTGTAGTCATTCCAAATCTCTTTGAGCAAAACCCTCTTCTTAATTCTGCTGACTACACTGCTACTGATGTTATCATTGACATTTCTG GAAGGAGATTTCGTTTCGGAAGTATTGGTGACCAAAAAGTAATTTCAGTCATGACAGGATTGGGCATG ATTAATGCAGGAATAACTACTCAACTTTTGTTGAGCTTCTTCAAAGTGGAAGGAGTTGTGCACTATGGGATAGCTGGGAACGCAAACCCTTCTCTCAACATAGGTGATGTGGCTATTCCTTCACGATCCAAAGGTTTGGGAGATGAGTGTGAAGACATGATCGAGAAG CTTGTCAGGAGATCGAATGATCGTGTACCTACAAATCGCCTCGATCTGTGGAGAATGACGGCTTTAGGCTAA